One stretch of Natranaerovirga pectinivora DNA includes these proteins:
- a CDS encoding IS3 family transposase, with protein MQSMSKSGCPYDHAPMEIFYKSFKTELIYLNKFENEEQLDVALNRYVYVWYNHIRPHTFNGGLTPFKAVNIS; from the coding sequence ATCCAAAGCATGAGCAAATCAGGATGTCCATATGACCATGCTCCAATGGAAATCTTTTATAAATCTTTTAAAACGGAATTAATATATTTAAATAAATTTGAAAATGAAGAGCAATTGGATGTAGCCCTAAATAGATATGTTTATGTGTGGTATAACCATATCAGACCACATACATTCAATGGTGGGTTAACTCCTTTTAAAGCAGTAAATATAAGTTAA
- a CDS encoding DEAD/DEAH box helicase, with product MNNRLIGITKYFRNAVAAQTNMGIDFKVDNFFIIDPKELGQGKLNPIACKGIFTEAKKNTFDDEAKSRKKSLVNVIICAKTIKTIYEANEKVQDEIEELTGVYYIPAILNSEGLLIFDEGDKKLPWFPREYLTPMLEPKLAIGEAETVDNFISNHVDSVEKIKYWSDYVTFFTELYESVTESEFNQNIIRNLDDKEPFFELEKHVYVFLDKTVYSTFHIMNLYNHLQDDNQPKELYDNFISTHMAEVSPLIENDLSKMQVHSGQMNGEYPLSPSQREAVNHFNAMNSGEILAVNGPPGTGKTTLLQTIVADMYVKRAMKKEKAPLIVASSTNNQAVTNIIASFGNIKKMGISNLEERWIEGVNSFASYFPSFSKVKDAKRKGYQYTNQKGEFFVSDVEDKANIVKSKAKLIQSCNEYFGSEYKNITSCQEKLHQELLVIEKSKTALLSLAQEASQSDLNGETIDKCLEKLFMGIEEKQTAISNIHQRIIDWESCYKKIPFYVKWLKFLKSFARKIQTEFRLFINDEEQNFLNEHMNFYEIKEKYSQLYAECNKAISDLKEKKSVIEKIKKRYDSELERLQQHNINLHGENDEKYRLDLEYINDLMDKKHRYVEFWLAVHYYECRWLSGEDELSEKQKSTNYTNVLEKFYNRLSMITPCLVMTFYMLPRQFLAFGEQKNFFMYNYIDLLIIDEAGQVSPEIAAGSFSLAKKSVVVGDIYQIEPVWSVNRALDKALAVSNGAIQSLDEFELLVQTGLNSSYSSVMKVAAKCCKYEKFDEKGLFLSEHRRCYDEIIDYCNRLVYKENLQPMRGKGMEDEKLAIKHWPQMGFKQIDTEYSNRNGSSRLNRLEAEQIVEWIKNNFKLIANAYPKEAKENLIGIITPFKAQVECIKSELKKQMPTNHSKISVGTVHTFQGAERNIIILSTVYGKQDGCFFIDANKSLMNVAVSRAKDKFFVFGDINCLKDTQSSASGLLKKCISNIEMEMHYNEL from the coding sequence ATGAATAATAGATTGATAGGGATAACAAAATATTTTAGAAATGCAGTTGCAGCTCAGACCAATATGGGGATTGATTTTAAAGTTGATAACTTTTTTATCATTGATCCTAAAGAATTGGGGCAGGGTAAGCTTAACCCTATAGCTTGTAAAGGCATTTTTACAGAGGCGAAGAAGAATACATTTGATGACGAGGCTAAATCAAGGAAAAAATCTCTTGTAAATGTCATCATTTGTGCTAAAACGATAAAAACAATATATGAGGCAAATGAAAAGGTACAGGATGAAATTGAGGAACTAACTGGAGTATACTATATTCCGGCAATTCTCAATTCAGAAGGTTTGCTTATATTTGATGAGGGTGACAAAAAACTCCCATGGTTTCCAAGGGAGTATCTAACGCCTATGCTTGAACCAAAATTGGCAATAGGAGAAGCAGAAACGGTTGATAATTTTATAAGTAATCACGTTGACAGTGTAGAAAAAATTAAATATTGGTCAGATTATGTTACCTTTTTTACGGAACTATATGAGTCTGTTACAGAGTCTGAATTTAATCAAAACATAATCCGGAATCTAGATGATAAAGAACCGTTTTTTGAACTGGAGAAACATGTATATGTTTTCTTAGATAAAACTGTTTATTCAACTTTTCATATTATGAATTTATATAATCATCTGCAGGATGATAATCAGCCCAAAGAGCTTTATGACAATTTCATATCTACGCATATGGCAGAAGTAAGTCCGCTTATAGAAAACGATTTGTCGAAAATGCAGGTACATAGCGGTCAGATGAACGGAGAGTATCCTCTGTCTCCATCTCAAAGGGAGGCGGTCAATCACTTTAACGCTATGAATAGTGGAGAAATTCTGGCGGTAAATGGTCCTCCTGGTACGGGGAAAACCACCTTGTTGCAAACCATAGTTGCAGACATGTATGTTAAAAGGGCTATGAAAAAGGAAAAGGCACCGCTTATTGTTGCATCTTCAACGAATAATCAGGCGGTAACAAACATCATTGCCTCTTTCGGAAATATCAAAAAGATGGGCATCTCCAATTTGGAAGAGAGATGGATTGAAGGAGTGAATAGTTTCGCTTCCTATTTTCCGTCTTTCTCAAAGGTAAAAGATGCAAAAAGAAAAGGGTATCAGTACACTAATCAAAAAGGGGAATTTTTTGTCTCTGATGTTGAAGATAAAGCCAATATCGTAAAATCTAAGGCTAAGCTGATACAATCCTGCAACGAATATTTTGGAAGTGAGTACAAAAATATAACTTCCTGTCAGGAGAAATTGCATCAAGAGCTGTTAGTCATTGAAAAGAGTAAGACAGCATTGCTTTCACTTGCTCAGGAAGCTTCTCAATCTGATTTGAATGGTGAAACTATTGATAAATGCCTTGAGAAATTATTCATGGGAATCGAAGAAAAGCAAACAGCAATCTCCAATATCCACCAAAGAATCATTGACTGGGAGAGTTGTTATAAAAAAATACCTTTCTATGTCAAATGGCTAAAGTTTCTAAAAAGCTTTGCAAGGAAAATACAAACGGAATTCAGACTGTTTATAAACGATGAAGAGCAGAACTTTCTGAATGAACATATGAACTTTTACGAAATCAAAGAAAAATACAGCCAGTTGTATGCCGAGTGCAATAAAGCAATTTCCGACCTTAAAGAGAAAAAATCTGTGATTGAGAAAATAAAAAAACGATATGACAGCGAGCTGGAGCGATTACAGCAGCATAATATTAATTTGCATGGAGAAAATGATGAAAAGTATAGGCTTGACCTTGAATATATAAACGACTTGATGGATAAAAAGCATAGGTATGTGGAGTTCTGGCTGGCGGTTCATTATTATGAATGCAGGTGGTTGAGTGGAGAGGATGAACTATCGGAAAAACAAAAGAGCACTAACTATACAAACGTTTTGGAAAAGTTTTATAATAGGCTCAGCATGATAACACCTTGTCTGGTTATGACATTCTACATGTTACCTAGACAGTTCTTGGCATTCGGAGAACAGAAAAATTTTTTTATGTATAATTACATAGATTTACTCATTATAGATGAGGCTGGACAGGTATCTCCGGAGATTGCTGCAGGCTCATTTTCCCTTGCTAAAAAATCTGTAGTCGTCGGTGATATTTATCAGATAGAGCCGGTATGGAGTGTGAACAGAGCACTGGACAAAGCATTGGCAGTGTCAAATGGGGCAATACAATCCTTAGATGAATTTGAATTACTGGTACAGACCGGATTAAACAGTTCTTACTCCAGCGTGATGAAAGTTGCTGCAAAGTGCTGTAAATATGAAAAATTCGATGAAAAAGGCTTGTTCCTTAGTGAACATCGACGTTGCTATGATGAAATTATTGATTACTGCAACAGGCTGGTTTATAAGGAAAATCTCCAGCCGATGCGAGGAAAGGGCATGGAAGACGAGAAGCTTGCTATAAAGCACTGGCCGCAAATGGGCTTCAAACAAATTGATACGGAGTATTCTAACAGGAATGGCAGCAGTAGATTAAACCGCTTAGAAGCGGAACAGATCGTTGAATGGATAAAAAATAATTTCAAACTTATTGCAAATGCTTATCCTAAAGAGGCAAAAGAAAATTTAATTGGAATTATCACACCGTTTAAAGCGCAGGTGGAGTGTATAAAATCAGAGCTAAAAAAGCAGATGCCGACCAATCATTCTAAGATAAGCGTTGGTACGGTACATACTTTTCAAGGGGCAGAAAGAAACATTATTATACTGTCTACAGTGTATGGAAAGCAGGACGGATGTTTTTTCATCGATGCAAACAAGAGCTTAATGAATGTTGCGGTATCTCGTGCAAAGGATAAATTTTTCGTTTTTGGAGACATCAATTGTTTGAAAGATACGCAGAGCAGTGCAAGCGGGTTGCTTAAAAAATGTATTTCAAATATAGAAATGGAGATGCATTATAATGAACTGTAA